In Brassica napus cultivar Da-Ae chromosome C2, Da-Ae, whole genome shotgun sequence, the sequence GAAGACAAATGACGAATGCCAACGTCGGTGATGAAAGTGCAGTAGCTAAGAGTGAGATCAGAGAGCGAATGGCAGTTGGTGGAGAGGAGAAGAAGGCCTTGATCGTCAAGTTGTTTGCCAAGTTTTGACATCCAACCAGAGTATACGATCTCTACTTTGGAGAGATTTGGAAACCTCTTGCAGAGAGAAAGCAAGGCATCGGGTGCAGGAACTAAACCGCAGCCAATCCGGAGAGACTGTCTTTGCTCGTTGTCTAGAGAGTAGAAACGCTTGCAAGAGACTGAAAGAGAGTTTCTGTCATCGGTTTTGTGAAGGTTCCTGAAGATGTCCCAAACTAAATGGTCTGGCAACTCTTCCATTGTCTCTTTTTGATCTATCTGTGAGAAGAAAAAAAGCATAGAGAAACTTGTGAAGTGAAACATTTCAGCAGATAATTATATTCTTATAACAGTTAGATATTGCACAAATGAAGTTATCATTTGAACAATAATAAGAAGACAGCGCCTCAAGGGAACACAGAGACTAATATACTGACCTCGCCTCGCCCACATAAGAATATACTCAAAAGTTACTGATTAACACAGATGAAACTTtccaagaaacaaaaataagcGTTGACCTCTATCTAAGCGTGATCTCAAAGGGAAATATCTTATAAGATGGAAGTTGAAAATACTAGCAAAACGCATAAAGAAAATAATCCATAGAATCTAAAAGATAGATAGATCCCCAAGGATACCTGCTAGAGATGAGTCCAGGCCTGAAACTAGACTTGCTattgaaaacaaacaaagaaaggaaaaaatgaTCTAACCAGAAACAACGTTGAAGAAGGCAAGTGCGAACCTGAAAGAGACGGTTTATCCACCAACGGAACTCCTTTTTTATATTCCCACTACAGGTCGGTCGGTTGGATAAGGACTACCTCCTACTATTTtaaagattataaaaaaatagtttgccttttagtaaaatatattttcagatgCGTTTTCAAGCTCTGATTTACTTCGTCAATCAAAtacaatatttcatatttgattGTTACTATTGTTAACgtttctattattatttataaggaTACAGTAGTTTCAACTTCCAACAATATAGTAGAGGCTGACACAAGAATAATGCCACCGTTCCTCTCAGATCTTTTCATTAGCACACATAACACGAATAGCTAGATCGCTTCAACATCTAAGTCTCTACTACTAGCAGCTTAGGCAGGTCTTCAACCCTTTCTTCTGTTACTCTTGTTTTTACTCGCATTTTTAACTTTCTCAGACCCAGAGGAAGTGGTAGTACTATCGGCTGATATGGGCGACACAGTACCGTCCTTGACCTCCTCCTTTAACTCTGATCCTTCACTCTCACCACCATCCATTTGGGCCATTAGCTTTCCAAGCTGTTAGTCTCAATAAAACACGTTTAGTAACTGTCTTTTAATGACACAGTAGGTTGTATTGTCTATACTATACATGTTTCTTTACCTGTTCCTCCAAGCGCTCAATCTTTTCATCCTTCACCTGAACCGCCGCCTTCTCCCTAAAAGTCCAAGCTTAGTTTCATCTATGACGAATAAACAATTAAAATCCTTAGTTCCTAATGCACACCACATGAAACATACCTTTCTTCCATTTCTGTAATCTTGGTGCTCCATACGTCCTTATTTTTCATCAAGTTTTCGTTCAACTACATATGAACGAGAACAAAAATAAGTCACTCCtctactgaaaaaaaaaacaatatgcaAGAAAAACCTATATATGTATACTCACATCTTCAAGAAATTGCTTCTCTTTGAAACATCTGTCACGCCTGGCTTGCAGCTTCTGCAGTCTCTGGCTTATTGCCTTGTTCGCAGCTTCTGAGACTTTCTGTTCCGTTTCCTCTTTGACGTTTTGTAGCAATTTTTCAAAATACTAACGGGAGACAAACaaggaaacaaacaaaaaaagaagtctTAATATCTTTGCTAGACATTATTAAACACTTCAAATTGTAAGTcagataattaaaaattagtagTAACGGCGACATGAAATGTATGCGTGCTTACTTGTTTTTGGTTCTCTAGTTGTGCCTGGAGGAGTTCGTTGTACTCACTGATGATCTGCGGTTTGGAGATGAAAAAAACGAGTCAGCAATAAATTAACTTGAGAGTTCTAAAGGTGAACACGAGCATTGTgaaaacatgaaacaaaaacaataccATATCCACTTTGCTGTTCAAGAGAGCATCAGTCATTCCACTGTCAGAATATTCACAGCTTCCACAACCATCCTTGCTCAAACTACCGTGAGAATTCAATTCTACTAGCTTGCCATCAGTTTTGGATTGAATAAGCCGGTGAACATAATTGTCACCAGCATAATCCCAAACACGCTGTGTTTCAAGCTCAAGTGAATAGCAATGATCCGTCTCCTCCCAGTGCGTTCTGGCATGTGCTCCCTTGTACCTACAATAAGTATTTAACAACGAGAAATGGTTCTCAAGAACAAGAATATAATTAATTGACACTGGGCTCCATGCTAATTGCAGAAAATGCAATCCATACCTTCCGCAGCCAACAACCCCACAGATAACACACATCCAGAGATTCTCCGTTGTTTGGCAAACACAACATACTGAATTTTCAGGCTGCTGCTGGCAATATCGAcaaacctgaaaacaaaaaacaacacCACAGGATACATAAGGAAAATTGACAGAGGATCCGAAAATTggcatgaaaatgaaaaaaagaaccGTACTGGGCAAGAAGAATCTGGCCAATTAGAAATACATGAACAATGGAAGGAATGATTGCACATAGTTGTTAGAATACCACCAGTGTCTTGGTCCAATCTCTCTGAAACATGAACATAGATCACAAAAGGTTCAGAATATAACGAAACCAAACGTATTCAACATATGACACTGACTACACTGTCAATATTTATACCATCACCGAAGTTTGCACTTCGTAGGGCTAGATTAAGCCATATCAAACTTAATAACTCCggttaaaaccttaccaagacaAACTGGGCAAGTAGGTTGCTCAACTGGGCCAGCAGAAGAAGGCTGAGTATGGTCAATAGATCCACTATAACCGGTAAACTGAACATCTAGAGTAAAAAGCAGGCGACACACCTCTTCCTGCAAAAAAATTGGCAACAGCAAATCAATCACAAAGACGAGATGTAATTATAGATCAGCCTTAGGGCGTCTCAAAACAAAACCATACCTCAAGAGAATTGAATCGTTTCCCTCTAAAATGCTGGTAGTATGTATCGGCAGACTCTTGACTATCAAACCTTATCAAAATGTTGTATCTATTTTCAATCCCATCATTCCTGTAAACAAACTAACTTTTTTTATCTCCTCATCCAAAGCAAACATTTCAGAACCAAATACAGTACTTGGTGATAAGATTGAAAATCACAATCTAG encodes:
- the LOC111204424 gene encoding BRAP2 RING ZnF UBP domain-containing protein 2, with protein sequence MMPSTSTLIAGEDSVVPPLASVSGESSLSDMTQTVHFSSGNPRIGETRGVMHLFPDDAVSPSSSSSSSILPIGRNPLVCVLGVPNHMTYADFCQFCGSFIQHILEMRTVRNDGIENRYNILIRFDSQESADTYYQHFRGKRFNSLEEEVCRLLFTLDVQFTGYSGSIDHTQPSSAGPVEQPTCPVCLERLDQDTGGILTTMCNHSFHCSCISNWPDSSCPVCRYCQQQPENSVCCVCQTTENLWMCVICGVVGCGRYKGAHARTHWEETDHCYSLELETQRVWDYAGDNYVHRLIQSKTDGKLVELNSHGSLSKDGCGSCEYSDSGMTDALLNSKVDMIISEYNELLQAQLENQKQYFEKLLQNVKEETEQKVSEAANKAISQRLQKLQARRDRCFKEKQFLEDLNENLMKNKDVWSTKITEMEEREKAAVQVKDEKIERLEEQLGKLMAQMDGGESEGSELKEEVKDGTVSPISADSTTTSSGSEKVKNASKNKSNRRKG